In Meiothermus sp. QL-1, the genomic window CAGCTAACCCCCGGGGCCAGCAGGCAGGGCCGGTCGGGGTGCTTTTCGGCCATCCTGTCCAGAAGCTCGGTGGCGCAGTTGAGCTGCTCGGGGTACTGCAGCTCTGGCAGGGTGAAGATGAGCTCGGGCCACTCCGACTTGGGCGGCAGGTGCTCGCGGACAAAGGTGTCCAGATGGGCGGTGTGTCCCATGATTCCCTCCTTTATCGGTGTCCGACCTCCTCCTGGTAGGCTTTGAGCAGCTCCCGTGCGATGATGAGCTGCTGCACCTCGCTGGCCCCTTCGTAGATGCGCAAGGCGCGAATCTCGCGGTACAGGGCCTCCACCACCTGGCCCCGCCGCACCCCAAGCCCGCCCCATAGCTGGACCGCGGCGTCGATCACCCGCTGGGCCTCCTCGGTGGCGGCCAGTTTGGCCATGGCCGCTTCCCTGGTAACCCGCCGGCCTCGGTCGCGCAGCCAGGCGGCGCGGTAGGTGAGGAGGGCGGCGGCGTCGATCCGGGTGGCCATCCCGGCCAGGGTGGCCTGGGTAAGCTGGAAGTCGGCCAGGCGCTGGCCGAAAAGCCTGCGCTGGGTGGTGCGGTGTAGGGCCTCGTCCAGCGCGCGCCTGGCGAAGCCCAAAGCTGCGGCGGCCACCGAGGTGCGGAAGACGTCCAGGGTCTGCATGGCGATCTTGAAGCCCTCCCCCTCCTGGCCCAGGCGCTGGCTTTGGGGGACTCTGCACCCGCGGAAGCGCAGGGTGGCCAGGGGGTGGGGGGCGATGACCTCGAGCCGCTCCACCACCTCCAGCCCCGGGGTTTTGGCCTCCACCACGAAGGCCGAGATGCCCCTGGGGCCCGTGCTCTCCGGCTGTCGGGCGAAGACCACGTAGAAGTCGGCGATTCCCCCGTTCGAGATCCAGGTCTTCTGCCCGTTCAGCACGTAAAACCCGTCCTCCCAGCGGGCCTCGGTGGTCAGGGCGCCCACGTCCGAGCCGGCCTCAGGTTCGGAGAGGGCGAAGGCGGGGATCCACTCCCCCCGCGCCACCGGGGGCAGGTAGCGGGCCTTCTGCGCCTCGCTGCCGTAGAGGCTGATGGCCCCGGAGCCCAGGCCCTGCAGGGCGAAGGCGAAGTCGGCCAGGCCCTGGTGGTAGGCCAGGGTCTCGCGGATGAGGCAGAGGGCCCGGGTATCGATTTGCTCGTGGGCCCCGCCGTACTGGAGGCCCCCCACCGCGTAGCGGGTCCAGCCCGCCTCGCCCAACGCCCCCACCAGCCAGCGGCACTGCTCGTCCAGGCTGGCCTCGGGTAGGTGCCTCAGGTGCTGCCGGGCCCAGGCCTCCACCGCCAGGGCCAGCTCCTGGTGGTGGGGCTCGAAAAAGGGCCATTCCAGATGCGCGTGCCTCATACCCCCTCAGTTGCCCTCGAACACCGGCTTTTGTTTGGCCACAAAGGCCTCGTAGGCCCGGCGAAAGTCCTGGGTGGCCATGCACAGGGCCTGGGCCTGGGCCTCGGCCTCCAGCGCTTCGTCCAGCCCCATGCTCCACTCCTGGTTGAGCATCCGCTTGGTCATGGCGTGGGCGAAGGTGGGGCCCTGGGCCAGCTCGAGGGCAAAGGCCTGCGCCTCCTCCAGCAGCCGCTCGGGCTCGCACAGCCGGTTGAAGAACCCCCACCGCAGGCCCTCCTCGCCGCTCATCACCCGGCCTGTGTAAAGGAGCTCGGCCGCCCGGCCCTGCCCTATAATCCGGGGCAGCATGGCGCAGGCCCCCATATCGCAGCCGGCCAGGCCCACCCGGCTGAAGAGGAAGGCGGTCCGGCTCCGGGCGGTGCCGAAGCGGAGGTCCGAGGC contains:
- a CDS encoding acyl-CoA dehydrogenase family protein, with the translated sequence MRHAHLEWPFFEPHHQELALAVEAWARQHLRHLPEASLDEQCRWLVGALGEAGWTRYAVGGLQYGGAHEQIDTRALCLIRETLAYHQGLADFAFALQGLGSGAISLYGSEAQKARYLPPVARGEWIPAFALSEPEAGSDVGALTTEARWEDGFYVLNGQKTWISNGGIADFYVVFARQPESTGPRGISAFVVEAKTPGLEVVERLEVIAPHPLATLRFRGCRVPQSQRLGQEGEGFKIAMQTLDVFRTSVAAAALGFARRALDEALHRTTQRRLFGQRLADFQLTQATLAGMATRIDAAALLTYRAAWLRDRGRRVTREAAMAKLAATEEAQRVIDAAVQLWGGLGVRRGQVVEALYREIRALRIYEGASEVQQLIIARELLKAYQEEVGHR
- a CDS encoding enoyl-CoA hydratase family protein, producing the protein MKRVDGSVSLAGYPAKHFLWRVEDRVATLTLSRPERKNPLTFETYAELRDLFRSLPYAADVRAVVLTGAQGNFSSGGDVYEIIGPLTEMTMPEILAFTRMTGDVVRAMRACPQPIVSAVDGVCAGAGAILAMASDLRFGTARSRTAFLFSRVGLAGCDMGACAMLPRIIGQGRAAELLYTGRVMSGEEGLRWGFFNRLCEPERLLEEAQAFALELAQGPTFAHAMTKRMLNQEWSMGLDEALEAEAQAQALCMATQDFRRAYEAFVAKQKPVFEGN